CTTAATCCATTTGGTGTGGTGGCAAGTTTGCGCTTGGATCAAGGTTCCTATTCCTACGAGTTTCAATACGGCCGCAGAGGCGTTGAACTTTGTCGCCCTTCTTAATGTTGGAAAGCTGAAGAAACATATTATAAAAATTGCTTTATTACATGTTGGAGGTTGTGGGTCAATCGGAATGATTTCTGTTGCAAACTGGTGGATGACATTAAGGTGAACTCCTTTTAGTGGATGCACAATAGAGCCAAAAGGCGGAATTTGGCTTGGGGGAGCTTTAGAATACATTCTGATGTTGATTTGTAATATGGTGTTTTGTTCTTGTTTTCTTTTTGCTGCGATTCTTACTATATTTCCCTGGGTTGTATCGGGCCTCCTTAGGTTCTTGCTAATGTTTGTCCCTTGTTTCGTTTTTAATGGAATCCCTTTttattgttcaaaaaaaaaaaaatcataaaggatatttatcatcataTTAAAGTCATATTGTTCAGTGTTTTAGGTCTAATACCACCATATTATAATTGTCTCATCATTATATACTTTTCCATAATATTTAAAAACAATATTATGAATTTAGTATTTTTATCACTATTTATAGTTATCtatatgtgtatttttatttGGTGTGTCATGATTGACAGAAAAACAACAAGGACAACCCCAAAATGTCACTTGAAGACATAAAACAGGCCACACACAACTTTCATAATGACAATTGCATCGGGGGAGGAGGATTCGGGAGAGTCTATAAAGGAAACCTTCAAGATGGTGATGGATTTAAAACCATTGTTGCAAAGCGATTGGATATGGGGTTTGGTCAAGGGGAACAACAATTCCTAAGTGAGCTCCAAATTCTTTTGGATTATAAGCACGAGAATATCATTGGTCTTGTAGGCTACTGTGATGAAATGGATGAAAAAGTCATTATTTATGAGTATGCGTCTAGAGGAAGTCTTGATAAGTATTTGAATGATGCTTCTCTTACTTGGGTGAAACGACTTAATATATGCATTGATGTTGCAAGAGCGTTATATTTCTTTCATGGAGGAGGTGGAAAACAAGCAAAGGTGATACATAGAGACATCAAATCTGCTAACATATTACTAAACCATGATTGGAAAGCAAAACTTGGTGATTTTGGGCTTTCTTTAATTAGTCCATTAACTCATGAAACAGACTATGTCATCGATCATGCATGTGGCACAGCAGGATACTTGGACCCAGTTTACAGAAAATCAGGATTCCTAACTATAGAATCTGATATTTATTCATTTGGTGTGGTATTATTCGAGATGTTGTGCGGGAGATCAACGTTTATAATCAACAAGCATGAGGGACACTATCTACCTGATTTCATTAGAAACAAATTTGATGAAGGAAAGCATGATGAGGTAGTGTTCAAGCAAATAAGGGAACATATAGAGCCAAAATCATTAACAACATTCCAAAAGGTTGCCTACATGTGCTTACATCATGAAAGAGAAGAACGGCCAACGACAAACGAAGTTTTAATGCAACTTAAGAAAGCATTGGCATTTCAAGTAAGTTATCTCAGTTATATGAAAACAAGGTTGTTTATGTGCATTAGTATAAACCATAACTTTATCTCGTATTCATTGTAAAAGGTTATCAATGGTAATTTTTTATACCACTAATCTTTTAACGACAagaacaaacacacacatattaaaatattgtattttcaattttaatttattgtttttgcagtgtatatatgttttaattATTTTGTATCTTTATGATAAAATTTTGAATACTTATAAAACAGCTAATAACCTAATAAATATGGTATGCATATACTTTTGTATAGATGTATTAAACTTACAGAGTTTTATAAATATTATGTACACCTTTTACATCTTAAGTACCACAAAATTCATTCATATTAACTTAAGAGGAATAGAAAGTCATGGATGTAGGCTGTTAGATCCTATATATTTATGTCCGTGTTGTTGCTCATACATCTTGTTAGATCTTACCTTCTCATTCATTTgtaacacattgtttttacaCTACTTTATACTTGATAACAGAACATGACTTCAACAATGACCATGTTTGCTCCCTTACGTATCCCACTTGAAGATGTAGTAAAAGCCACCAACAACTTTCATGATGATTACATTATCCAACACGATGCAATTGGTACCACATATAAAGGACAGCTCTTGTGGTCTGGAAAGGAGATGAAGATTGCTGCACGGAGGTTTGATTGTAAGCACATGGAAGGAGACCTCAAGTTCTTGAATGAAATTTCAGTGCTTTATGATTTCAAGCATACAAATCTGGTCTCTATCATTGGGTTCTCTGACGAGAAAGATGAAAAGATCATCATAACCACGTATGAGGCCACTGGAACTCTGGGGCAGTACATAAACAGCCCAAACCTTACATGGAAGCAAAGATTGAGGATATGTGTAGGCCTGGCTCATGCATTGAGTTACCTCCATTATGACGAGGGATGTGATTATGGTATCATACACTGTAACATCACTAGCGACACAATTCTATTGGATGAGAATGGGGAAGCCAAGTTATCCGGTTTTGAATTTTCCATCAAACAATCTGTAAACTATAAGGACCAGGTGTGCCCTTGTGAACACACTGGCACAGTGGGGTGTGTGGACCCCACAATTGAAAAGACGGGAGGTGTGACCCACAAGTCGGACATTTACTCATTcggtgttgttttatttgaaatttTGTGCGAGAGGAAAGCATTAATTCATAACGTGGCTGATAGGTCTCTACCTCAGTTGGCCAAGTATCATTATGAAAAGAGAACATTGCATGATATAATCCATCCTCATCTATTAAATCAAATATTGTCTCCGCAATCACTCCTTATATACTCACAGGTAGCATATTCTTGCTTAAGTGATGATCGAGCACACCGCCCAGATATGCACCATATTGTGGCTAAACTTGAGAAAGCATTGGAACTTCAGTTGCGTCGTGAAAATATTGTAAGACCCTTTTTCTATTTTATTATCTATTTTTTGGCATTCATCGTTCTTGGATGGTAATTTTCCTTTGTTTCTGTATCTTTACTTCCTATTCTATTTGAAAGTAAGTCAAAATAGGATGGTAAAAAATCCAAATTGAACCATAAAACCAAAACATCTAGGATGGGTAGCATAGTTTTATTTTTTGCGGGTTTGGACATGTATGGTATTAGGTGATACCGTCCAATTACGTCATAGAATATGATATATGAATTTAGAAATATAGTAAATAATATCTTTAAGTTACAAACTGAAAATTACTAAAGAAATATAAATTTTGTTAGAAGTTTGTGTGAGTATTCGATACTTTTATTCGATATTTGGCGAGTTTATGATTGGATTTTGGATGTGGTAAAAATTACCCGTTTTTTAAGGGTGAGGGGGATCAGGAGGGTACTGCCCGCATGACCATACGATCCCCCTCACCCTTAAAAAACGGGTAATTTTTACCACATGACCATACGAGGATATGTGCGGGTATACCTTGTAGCCGACGGGTAATGTATACATGTATGATACCAAATATTAGACACAATTTATAATCGGGTATGAAATTGAGATTACCAAAACCGACCCTTTACCATTCATAGTGAATGAGATGGAGTGGTTGGGTTGACGCAttggttttaaactttttatgtattgATCACAATGGTAATAATAATTTATACTTTAAAATTAACCTTTTTTGTGCTTATCTTTTTTGACTTGCAATCTATTTAAAcatattatttttaattacttAATTTATTAACAGTTTACTTcgataattattattattttttatttttatagcaCTTCTATTATGGTTAAATTTTAGTTTTAGTCTTCTATCTATACTCGGCTGTAACCTTTGAATATTTGTTTCTGGTGTAATTTTTCTTTTGGTTATCATTTCTTTTTGTTTgaattagaaaaacaaaaaaaaaaaattcaaggtTTTGGTGTTCTTAAAAAGCGCATGTTGCATATGGATGCCTATTGTTGGAGAAAACCTTAAtgattggttttaaaaaaaaaacgccaaGATTCTTAAATATCTAAGCAAATCACGGTTGGGTTTATGAAGAGcaccattttttattattattcgAGAGGAGACAAAAATATCCAGGCCAGTTGTTTAAGGGTGAGGGGGATCAGGAGGGTACTGCCCGCAGTGAAGATGCAGGTTGGGTCTTGCAAATTTATTATCATGGCTAATATATGCAATAgaaattttaatttaattaaacttTACTAAACCACAGGATTCAGATCTTGCTATACATAATTTTAATTTATATATCTTGCTATACATAATTTTAGTTTGTGTTTGGGTGTTATTTACAAACTAGGTAACTATAAAAAGTTTATGGGCTTGGTAAAACGAGTTGGACCACCTTCCAAGTCCCAGTTATGATGTCTTGATGGAAAACTAGGGCACGCGAAACACAGGGAAAAGGGAATCAGGGTTCGGCGCCATACTCACTTTAGTTGAGGTTCTGGTCTGCAACAATTGAATCAGATAGCAACATTGGGTTGCTATACTTTGTACACAGTAGAACCCATTTGCCTTATATAATTGTAGTAGTGGCTAACTGTCAATAGATTCGAATGTCCTCTTTAGTATTTCTGAAAGGAACATAATTTCTTCTCTATTTATATTCAGTTTTGTAACTCACTTTCTCCCTTTGTCACATATTTGTAGGAAAACAAGTTGGGACACTTGAAGATTCATCTCAATGATATTAAATCAGCAACAAATAATTTTTCAGAGACATACACAATTGCATCTTGGGATGACGAATATACTTTGTACAGAGTAGAACTCAACTGTTCTGATAAAGAAAATCTTTCATCCGAAAAGGGGAAGAACATAGGAGAACATCCCAAGGGACACGACATTGTGGTTATAAAACGGTACACCTCTGGAAATCAGTGTTTCGGAGAAGAAGAGCGTTTTACAGAAATTGAGATGCTTTCGAGTGTTGAGCATCCGAACATAGTCACTTTAATTGGATTCTGTATTGAAGATTCTGAGATGATCCTTGTCATTGAGAATGTGTCTAATGGATACCTTCGGAATTATTTGAGAAACGACAACGATATGCGTATTTTGACATGGGAGAAGCGTCTGAAAATATGCATTGAAGTTGCAAACGCATTGGAGCACCTTCACTCTGAGATGGAAGACCAAAAGATGATAATACACCGTGATATATGTAGCTGCAACATTGGGTTGGACGAGAACTGGAGGGCAAAGATTGATGGGTTTGGAGACTGTGTATTCTTGCCTCCATATCAAGAAGACGAAGCTGTCTATATCAAGTGGCGTGGCAGATCGCCCTACATAGATCCAGAGTATGAGAAGACTAATAAGTTAAAAAGAGAATCAGATGTATATAGTTTTGGAATAGTTTTGCTCGAAATTCTATGTGGGAGGGTAGCCGATGACCCACTTTACATGAAGGAGAGTGACAAAGGGTTGGGCCCTGTGGCAAGACAAAGCTTCTCCACAGGAACTCTAGAGGACATGATAGATCCTATACTAAAGGAAGAAACCAGTGAATACAATTTTGTCCTAAAGAGAGGACCCAAAAAGGAGTCTTTACACACATTCATGAAAATTGCATATCAATGTGTGGCAGAAACTCAAGATCAACGTCCGACAATGAAAGTCGTTGTCAAGGAACTTGAGAAAGCATTATCATTTCAAGTAAGTCAACGTTCCAAAACATTAATCCTTTTTTATACACATGCTAAATGCTTCTAATAGTATTTATATGTATCATAGTATTTGTACTCAAATCATTACGTTTATATTGAAAAAACACCCTTCAATTTTTAACTTCTAGTGTTCTTGTCCTAAGCCCGTTCTTAACTATTGATGAAGTTATCAAAGCTTCTCTTTAAACTTACTCTTTCCCTTAACTATTGATGAAGTTATTAATGCCCTGATGTAGCATCCCCGGGGGCTGCTATTCTCTAATCACAATTTTCATATTTATTTGTCTTTCTCACTGTCCCAGTTGAATTCAGAGGTAAAATCTGATTATGTGGAGGAGAAGAGTCATGCTTCCATAATTGAGACACAAGTAGTTGAGCTTTCCAATGAATTGAATAGTATGAACATGACTGACAAATctgaaaattttgaaattcatAACAAGGAAAATATGTTACATGACCAAGCGGATGACCCAGCTGAACCTAATTGTTGTAAGTTTGCtatgttttaaaattttaaaattgatTTATCAAGTGGAGTCTTAAGCTGGTGATATGTGGGTACAGGAAAGTCAGAGTCTCAGGAAGGCTGCTACACGTTCTTGGCCAAACATGTCAGAAACAAGTGCACAGATATGAAAAGGAGGCTAAGTTGCAGGTTCTTTTGGTTGTTGTATTAGGTGGGTTTGGCTGGACAGCAGTTCGCGTTGAAACTAGTCATGTTTATATAGGTTAAGTTTAAACAGGCTGGGTGGATTCTGTTGGACTTTTTTGCATAAAAGTTAATTTGTTTGTATAAGTGAATGTCATGTTGATGCTTCTCTAGTTCTTTATGTACTTGTTTATATTGATAATTAACtttcttttagtttttttaaacAAGTATCAACTTCATATTTTTGTTGTAGGATTTTATTTGTGCCATTAAAACTCTCAGACAACCCCGTTAATTTCATGACGTGTTTTATTTGTCATGTGTACTCGTACTGATGGTTTCTTAGGAGGTAATGGTCATGACTTAAACATAAGCATAATTAGGTAGCAAATAAAGCTTCTTTTGATTTGAGGTTTTATCCTACTAAACAATTGATCATTACTAAGTTTGGGATCTTCGTTTATGGTTTTCTTTTTAATCTAAATCCTATACCTCCTCTCATATCATCCTTTTAGGATGATATATATGAAATGCATAGAAACTAATTTGTATAAACAATTAGTTAATGTATAGTATACAATTAGAAAGTTAATTTGTTTTGGTAAAATgattttttatggttttatacATTAAAATACGCACAACTGGATCCGACTCATTGGCTGTTCTCTTGTTAgctaatttttatattttatggcCGATAGTGAAAAAGAATTTGAAACCACCCTTTTAGTCTTTAGCTTGTAAAATGAATTGAAATGCCACCTCATATCGAAGTAATCATCCTATTCTACTCAGTTAGCTCATCTACAAATCTTTTAGGTAGAGATTCACAAATCGGTTCTTAACGCTAAACAGGTTTAGGTTGGTTAACAATAAGTCAAAACCGGTTCGGGTTCAGTCGGATTGTTGACCATTTTTGTCCAGAGCGATTCAGTTTCAAAACGATTTTGAACATTTTTTACTGGTATGTTTGGGTTCCAAGAGACTTTGACCATTTTTTGCTTGTTCGGTTTGTGTTCAAACCAGTCTCAAGGATAGGAATCCAAACCGATCCCAATCCTATCGTTTCAACGGGAAGAAACCGATCTATGGGTTTATAACCAGTTCTGTTTCGGTTCCCCAGTTTTTTGTGCACCACTACTTCTCTGAGGTAGTCAAGTTTTTCACTGTTCAATCGAGCTGTTTTTAGATACTTAATTTTAATAAAGTTCTTCACTGTGATTCTGATTCTGAATCATCACTTCTTCTCTCATTCACTGTTAACCTGATTACCTAATGTTGATAAATGATACGACAAACATCTGATAGCTGTGATTACTTTGATATTAGTGTTTTAAATTGCTGATATCTGAATTAACATGTGTTCATGTTTTCAGTCCATCTTGATATCGGGTTTATAGAAAGAACTAATTTAACTACTTGATTGCATGAAGTTACATTAGTGCTATAGAAGACTTTTAGCCTCCACAGGACCCACCTTTTAGTTCTCTGCTTGCTCGTCAGCCTGAAAATTCGCCCAGTGACAACAAATTTAAATATCTAGAAACAAAAATTCAATGTTCCAATGAACATACAAACAAGAACTTGATCATATCTTACTTTAAGAGATTGAACGGAAGGTAAATTGTTAATTTGACAAACATGAACAAAATTAATTATTGATATGATGTCTTAGGTAAATTGTTAATTTCACACAACACTACCAAGTATCATGCTTAAATAAGGTCTAGTAGAAAAAAAATTTCCACTTAATCCGATTATTACAAGCCCAAAGGTTTATCACTCCCTGCTGCATTAAAATTGTCTTCCAGCCAGTTAAGTGagacttctgttgactttttggtCAACATTGACCAAAAAAGTCAACACTATTTTTCCCAGCTTCCAAAGAAAAATAATTTTTAAGCCCAGGATACTGTATAAAGTTTGGACTTGGGAATGTCTAAAGCTAGCAAACCAAACAAGTGCTTTGTCTATTGTACTTCTTCTTCACAAGTTGGAGTGCTTTCCTGCATTGACTTCTCATGCTTCAAGTGTTGACTTTTGACTACATTGACTTCTAGTTGACTGAGGCCCACCTTTTAGAAGCTTTGACCAAATCCAGACCATCAAAATTCCAGATACGTTCTACATTCACTTTACCATATTTCACTTCAAGTGTTGACTTTTGACTGCATAACTTCAAGTGTTGACTTTTGACTGCATTGATTTCTAGTTAACTGCCATGATCAGGTGCTTCATCCCTTGTCCATATTTTACTTTCAGATAAGTAATTAACATACATACTCCTCCCTTTACCATATTCATATCAAACTTTGACACATGCATTTGACTTCTGATATTTTTACCGTTAACTTCAGTTGACCTGCTAGGTTATTATTGTAATGGACCAGGACATTTAGTTGGTAAAATGTAAAAATTGGGGAAGTAAAATCACCATATCAGATTATAAAAATATGTAAAATCTTGAAATACGTATAGACTTGAATAGTAGTGCAGATACTATTAATAAACTAACACTTAAAATAACAAAAGACCATGCAATGTGAAGAGTTAATTACACCGTTAGTCCTTATGGTTTATGCAAAGTAACAACctaaggtactaatagtttaaaataacaatatgaggtattaacttttaattttgtaACAAGCTGGGGTACTAACACTAACCTTTGTTTATTTTTAACTGATTTCAAGGGTATTTTTGTCCCGttacaaataataattaaattctGGTATACAATAGAAACTTTGAGGGATCATTTGtgtaaatcaatttttttaagtGTTCTACAAAGATAAATATTCTACAGGGACTCTTTGTGTAATTTCtacaaaattaaaacaaaatctagCCTATTCTTCTTCTCAGTCTCTCTCCATTTCTTCCTGTACACCAAATCAAGAACACCCTGTCCCTTTACGTTCATTTGCTTACTGATGAGCTTAAATCCATCGTCTCGTCGTTCATTTGATTACCGATGAGCTTAACGACGTCACTGAATTCACCACCAAATAACAATTTATCATCATCGCTGCTGATACTAAAAGACCTCCCACACAACGGCACGTGTTCGTCAAACGTCACTTTTGGTCCACCGGTGGGAACTCTCAAACGTGCCGCCGAAATCACGAACAAAACACGGTTGTTTCAATAAAAAATTGGCTCCTTTACAAATCTCAGCGAACACATTTATATAATCCCACAATGACGCCCCATCGTCGACGGCGTGATTGACGGAAAACCTAATGAAACGCCGTCGTGAAGCACTGAAGCTCCTCCCCTGAACGTGCAAAATCGGCTTGAAATGACCTTCGTAGCTCATCATCCTGTCATCAGTGAAAAACAGTTTGACGGAATCAGGAACGTGAAATAAAGAAGAGAAAACTTCCAGTTGGTGAACCCTAACCAAATTCTCTTCCGCCATTCTGTTGTTTACTCTGCTAGTTGATTTTGTCATTAAAAAACCAGCAACAACCCAACTCCACTTTCTGCAAATTTCAACAATTTGAACAATACCTTGGAGATTTTTAAGGATAATGTTAAGAACACGATATCACAATAGAACTGATGTTATAAGATTGCAGTCGGCAAAGATTGCCGTGATAAATAATCAAAACTGCACAAATTGCTGATATGGTTACAAAGTTTAGAATATGCAGAAGTATAAAGAATTCTGCTGTAAACAAAGAACAAGGAACAGTCTCTCAGCTCTCGAACAAAAGGGATGAAACCCTACACTTCAGCCGGATGACGAACCAGAAAGATTGCAGCGATGGATGGGGTTGACCAATATTGTCGATGTAATGATAGCTGCTGTTATCGTTGTTTTTTGTGTGTGTCTCCCCAAGGCCAGCGCCTTCTTTATTTAAAGGAAAAAGGGTTGTAGCCCTACACGAATAGAAGAGGCCCAAAGACAGCCCAACAAGACCataagcagcagcagcagcaacggATAGATGAAATACAAAAGGAAAAGGTTAAAACAAATGGAAACATATTGAATTGGTAATATAGACCAAATATATAATTCAACACCCCCCCTCAATTCAATATGCGAAACAGTTAAATAAACCAAGTTTTTCACAAACCTTATCATGAGCTTGAACATGCAACCCTTTCGTAAAGCCATCTGCAGTTTGATCTTCAGACGAGACACCAACGGTCTTAATGACACCTTTGGAAATTTTTTCTCTTAAAAAGAAGAGATCAATTTCAAAATGTTTTGTTCGATCGTGAAAAACAGGATTAGCAGCTATTGAAATAGCTGCTGTATTGTCACAAAAAAGCGAAACAGGTAGTTTAACATCAATTTTAAGTTCATTTAAAATGTTAAGAAGCCAAATGATTTCACATGTCGCAGCACACATGGCAcgatattctgcctcagcagaaGATCTAGAAATGGTAGACTGTTTTTTGCTTTTCCATGAAATAAGAGAGTTTCCTAAGAATATACAGAAACCAGTGATAGATTTCCTAGAGTTAACACATTTGCCCCAGTCAGAATCAACAAAGGCTTTAAGATCTAAGGAATCCCCTTTCTTAAACAGTATGCCTTTCCCGGGAGAACCCTTGAGATATCTTAAAAGCCTTAAAGCGATTTTGAAATGGGCATTGGTGGGACTGTGCATATATTGACTTAGATATTGAACTGAATAGGCAATATCAGGTCTAGTATGAGAAAGATATATTAGTTTTCCCACTAATTTTTGATAAACAGATATGTCAGGTAAAGTTTGATTATTTTTTTCACACAAGTGGGTTAAAATATGATTAGGCTCAATTGGAGTGTTAACTGGTTTACATCCAGTCAGACCAAATTCAGCAAGCAAGTCAAGACAATATTTCCTTTGTGATAAACATAAGCCATCTTTGGTTTTTAAAACCTCAATCCCAAGGAAATACTTTAACATTCCCAAATCCTTAATCAAAAACTTAAATTTAAGAAGGGATTTAATTCTAGAAATCTCATACGAACAGCTACTAGTTATGactatatcatccacataaacaaGTAACACAATGAACACAAATTTACTTTTTTGACAAACATGGAGTGGTCGCACTTACTTTGCTCAAACCCAAGTTCAAGCAAGACATCAACAAGCTTCTCATTCCACATCCGAGGAGCTTGTTTAAGACCATAAAGGGACTATTTTAGCTTACAAACTTTATTAACATGGTTGGGATTATAACCATCAGGAAGGGTCATATAGACTTCTTCATTTAAATTACCATATAAAAAGGCATTATTCGCGTCAAGTTGATGTACATCCCAACCATTGTTAATAGCAATAGTTAGAACACATCTAACAGTAACCATTTTCACAACTGGTGAAAAGGTTTCAAAAAAATCTATACCCTCCTTTTGACTAAAACCTTTGGCAACAAGTCTAGCCTTGTACCTTTCTATTTCGCCTGAGGCTTTATATTTGATTTTGTAAATCCATTTACATCCTATAGCTTTCCTATTAGGAGGCAAATCGACTATTTCCCAAGTATCATTCATGTGTAAGGCTTCTAATTCATCATTCATGGCACTAACCCAATTGTTATCAGATTTAGCTTCAAAATAGTTTTTTGGTTCACAACTCTTATTAAGCATAGAGGCAAAGCACATACTTTCAGAATCGAGATTAGCATAATTCAACACTTTTTCAAGACCATATTTAACTTTACCATCAATAACAAAGTCATCAAGTTTGGATGGAAATTTTACATTCCTAAAAGATTTCCTTAAAACAGTGCTAGGATGCCCTATATTATCTCCCTCAGAATTGCTTATGTTTTCCTCAACGTCTAAATCAGTCTCAACCCTACCAGTTTCTAACTCAACATCACTTGGTTGCTGTATGTGAGCCCTTCCTAAAGTATTGTCAGAGTTATTA
The DNA window shown above is from Helianthus annuus cultivar XRQ/B unplaced genomic scaffold, HanXRQr2.0-SUNRISE HanXRQChr00c001, whole genome shotgun sequence and carries:
- the LOC110891462 gene encoding uncharacterized protein LOC110891462, producing MSLEDIKQATHNFHNDNCIGGGGFGRVYKGNLQDGDGFKTIVAKRLDMGFGQGEQQFLSELQILLDYKHENIIGLVGYCDEMDEKVIIYEYASRGSLDKYLNDASLTWVKRLNICIDVARALYFFHGGGGKQAKVIHRDIKSANILLNHDWKAKLGDFGLSLISPLTHETDYVIDHACGTAGYLDPVYRKSGFLTIESDIYSFGVVLFEMLCGRSTFIINKHEGHYLPDFIRNKFDEGKHDEVVFKQIREHIEPKSLTTFQKVAYMCLHHEREERPTTNEVLMQLKKALAFQNMTSTMTMFAPLRIPLEDVVKATNNFHDDYIIQHDAIGTTYKGQLLWSGKEMKIAARRFDCKHMEGDLKFLNEISVLYDFKHTNLVSIIGFSDEKDEKIIITTYEATGTLGQYINSPNLTWKQRLRICVGLAHALSYLHYDEGCDYGIIHCNITSDTILLDENGEAKLSGFEFSIKQSVNYKDQVCPCEHTGTVGCVDPTIEKTGGVTHKSDIYSFGVVLFEILCERKALIHNVADRSLPQLAKYHYEKRTLHDIIHPHLLNQILSPQSLLIYSQVAYSCLSDDRAHRPDMHHIVAKLEKALELQLRRENIENKLGHLKIHLNDIKSATNNFSETYTIASWDDEYTLYRVELNCSDKENLSSEKGKNIGEHPKGHDIVVIKRYTSGNQCFGEEERFTEIEMLSSVEHPNIVTLIGFCIEDSEMILVIENVSNGYLRNYLRNDNDMRILTWEKRLKICIEVANALEHLHSEMEDQKMIIHRDICSCNIGLDENWRAKIDGFGDCVFLPPYQEDEAVYIKWRGRSPYIDPEYEKTNKLKRESDVYSFGIVLLEILCGRVADDPLYMKESDKGLGPVARQSFSTGTLEDMIDPILKEETSEYNFVLKRGPKKESLHTFMKIAYQCVAETQDQRPTMKVVVKELEKALSFQLNSEVKSDYVEEKSHASIIETQVVELSNELNSMNMTDKSENFEIHNKENMLHDQADDPAEPNC
- the LOC110888997 gene encoding uncharacterized mitochondrial protein AtMg00810-like, which gives rise to MWNEKLVDVLLELGFEQIITSSCSYEISRIKSLLKFKFLIKDLGMLKYFLGIEVLKTKDGLCLSQRKYCLDLLAEFGLTGLGKLIYLSHTRPDIAYSVQYLSQYMHSPTNAHFKIALRLLRYLKGSPGKGILFKKGDSLDLKAFVDSDWGKCVNSRKSITGFCIFLGNSLISWKSKKQSTISRSSAEAEYRAMCAATCEIIWLLNILNELKIDVKLPVSLFCDNTAAISIAANPVFHDRTKHFEIDLFFLREKISKGVIKTVGVSSEDQTADGFTKGLHVQAHDKDDELRRSFQADFARSGEELQCFTTAFH